The following proteins come from a genomic window of Montipora capricornis isolate CH-2021 unplaced genomic scaffold, ASM3666992v2 scaffold_462, whole genome shotgun sequence:
- the LOC138036160 gene encoding uncharacterized protein, giving the protein MTAVSLEEYRRYRAEYCTRYHKEQCVECDALINMALHISQKGIVKVFDVYKSQFPEKKYQSDKAVRRLMQLPVVIFKQQHLYVTELRSDVDYKTFVDWIARTMPDEKSVKHMSKETLKSLCELASTESDRRLIQSAATWGLSGKQAKKKYGIDNNTLKINQVKEAIANAQEIHDEIIKLAQLQETALLQSMGIEDSVSDTESFEGESDLESVIESDSDENDRNSKSSVSTVHGESKAADEGQSSNHSTGNTRFNPDDLSKDVAGVVNPAPPNETLLSWLRDNSLNWFSFFDDVAQYLKFYSPEVLHQVLLNFTYYLSTSDCDLTEEEERAVEVSRQAFLEFQRHEPILIEGNEVVSDTEIEESTTPMLREIPSLVSKEGLDCIQKARAAIKRKGKRDAAKLKAANSVLKRKVTKKVSRIIKEHPTIGSDIEEFVKSKKVGADAWRRTGVLTFDGNRTRGKQVTYKAIQDHLQEKYSCKIGYGTVVQLCVVRSKRRISAKRYKGVAKVTCRKSRKGFSVKLNPDAHWSSALYKGLDSIQLKDGRNKLLLNRDDQAGFRLDTTFTHRQGKCLTLENAPSLTTRTDFMNPYSSLLQTTSYLFMKSDTTEKACAGVVKPHFNFPKNATQHIIDLEMLESRMPNYFDDKPIECIRVDGATDEGPGHLEVQFLWTERHLLKQKVCTVVSSRHSGGSYLNEVELMNGCIAKAHGNLFIPSTLAGSNFDSNGLNAKKLNENMDIATDVYIDRVDGAPCCGTILKLHTGGKNETMSERRESLLVFLKGSANDKKQLKKNRPDLYEYFERVWMVRENHMKKDLPGNYLFMLNLCYQIGCPHPLCHDETVRKDEKWFEDGPPLTYLPIPIPDPKRPWGGNCKECTHLCSGHYLRPKEHAEFVREHGLMLSKPPSIVIKEEFYDSVKRGRTLSEEKILDVAKKTLLPLEELKMHVDHLRLTAERRKEGARKAATTRKTKAASTRKKKKSNTAGGEQPKARPADTTVWCWCQDVEYGDMLLCEGDACPIKWFHFDCIGLLFSPAFSWFCPDCNGDPEQYCLCNQGEFGMMLACDNRDCPVKWFHMSCVGLEVPPKGSWICPKCMT; this is encoded by the exons ATGACAGCTGTCTCTTTAGAAGAGTATAGAAGGTATCGAGCCGAATATTGCACTAGGTATCACAAAGAACAGTGTGTGGAATGTGATGCACTGATCAACATGGCGTTGCACATATCTCAGAAAGGAATAGTTAAAGTGTTTGACGTTTACAAGAGTCAGTTTCCTGAAAAGAAATATCAATCCGACAAGGCGGTGAGAAGACTTATGCAGTTACCCGTTGTTATTTTCAAGCAGCAACATCTCTACGTCACGGAATTAAGGTCAGATGTGGATTACAAAACTTTCGTTGACTGGATTGCAAGGACAATGCCAGATGAAAAGAGTGTGAAGCATATGAGCAAGGAAACTCTGAAATCTTTGTGCGAGTTGGCATCAACTGAGTCTGATAGAAGACTCATACAATCTGCTGCAACTTGGGGGTTATCTGGCAAGCAAGCCAAGAAAAAGTATGGTATAGACAATaacactctcaaaattaacCAAGTTAAAGAGGCAATTGCGAATGCACAAGAGATTCACGATGAGATCATTAAGCTTGCGCAACTTCAAGAAACAGCTCTTTTACAATCCATGGGTATTGAAGACAGTGTGTCAGACACTGAAAGTTTTGAAGGCGAGAGTGACTTAGAAAGTGTAATTGAAAGCGATTCTGATGAAAACGATAGAAACAGTAAAAGTAGTGTTTCCACAGTACATGGTGAAAGCAAAGCTGCAGATGAGGGACAATCATCCAACCATTCTACTGGCAACACAAGATTTAATCCAGATGACCTGTCCAAAGATGTTGCTGGTGTTGTGAATCCAGCACCACCAAATGAGACACTACTGTCGTGGCTTAGAGACAACAGCTTAaactggttttccttttttgatgATGTTGCACAATATTTAAAGTTCTATAGCCCAGAAGTTCTTCATCAAGTGTTACTAAATTTCACTTATTATTTGTCAACAAGCGACTGTGATCTAACTGAGGAAGAGGAGAGAGCTGTCGAAGTCTCACGGCAGGCGTTTCTCGAATTCCAGCGGCATGAGCCAATATTGATCGAAGGAAATGAAGTGGTATCTGACACCGAAATTGAAGAATCTACCACACCCATGCTCAGAGAGATTCCTTCACTTGTTTCTAAGGAAGGATTAGATTGCATCCAAAAAGCAAGAGCAGCtatcaaaaggaaaggaaaaagagatgCTGCTAAATTGAAAGCAGCCAACAGCgtgttgaaaagaaaagtaacaaaaaaagtTAGCCGTATCATTAAAGAACACCCGACAATTGGCAGTGACATCGAGGAATTTGTCAAATCGAAAAAGGTGGGCGCTGATGCTTGGAGAAGAACAGGCGTTTTAACATTTGATGGAAATCGTACCAGGGGCAAGCAAGTTACGTACAAAGCTATCCAGGACCATCTCCAAGAAAAATACTCGTGTAAAATTGGTTATGGAACTGTGGTCCAGCTTTGTGTCGTACGAAGTAAGCGCCGCATCTCTGCCAAAAGGTACAAGGGCGTGGCTAAAGTTACATGCAGGAAATCAAGAAAGGGGTTTTCCGTAAAGCTTAATCCAGATGCTCACTGGAGTAGTGCATTGTATAAAGGACTTGATTCTATACAGCTGAAAGACGGGAGGAACAAACTCTTACTCAATCGTGATGATCAGGCGGGGTTTAGACTGGACACAACATTTACTCACAGACAGGGTAAATGTTTAACACTTGAAAATGCGCCATCGTTAACAACCAGAACAGACTTCATGAATCCATATTCATCCTTGCTTCAAACAACCTCCTACCTTTTCATGAAGTCCGACACAACAGAGAAGGCTTGTGCTGGAGTGGTCAAGCCGCATTTCAACTTTCCAAAGAACGCCACACAGCACATAATTGACCTCGAAATGCTTGAAAGCAGAATGCCCAATTACTTTGATGACAAGCCCATAGAATGCATACGGGTTGATGGGGCAACTGACGAAGGACCAGGTCACCTGGAGGTACAGTTTCTGTGGACTGAAAGGCACTTGCTCAAGCAGAAAGTGTGTACAGTTGTTTCTTCAAGGCATAGTGGGGGATCATACCTTAATGAAGTAGAGTTGATGAACGGTTGTATAGCCAAGGCTCACGGAAACCTCTTTATTCCTTCAACCTTAGCTGGAAGTAATTTCGACAGCAATGGCCTGAATGCGAAGAAATTAAACGAGAATATGGATATTGCAACTGACGTATATATTGATCGGGTTGATGGAGCACCGTGCTGTGGAACCATATTAAAACTGCATACTGGGGGCAAAAATGAAACCATGTCTGAAAGACGGGAAAGCCTTCTGGTGTTTCTTAAAGGTAGTGCAAACGACAAGAAACAGTTGAAGAAGAACAGGCCAGACCTTTATGAGTACTTTGAGCGTGTCTGGATGGTTAGAGAGAACCACATGAAGAAAGATCTGCCAGGGAACTATTTGTTTATGTTGAATCTGTGTTATCAAATCGGATGCCCCCACCCTTTGTGTCATGACGAGACCGTCCGAAAAGATGAGAAATGGTTTGAAGATGGACCACCACTGACATATTTGCCGATACCTATTCCTGATCCCAAACGTCCTTGGGGAGGCAACTGCAAAGAATGTACACATTTGTGTTCTGGCCACTACCTAAGGCCCAAAGAACATGCAGAGTTTGTCAGAGAACATGGTCTAATGCTGTCAAAGCCTCCTAGTATTGTAATAAAAGAGGAGTTTTACGATTCCGTGAAAAGGGGAAGGACTTTGTCAGAGGAGAAGATCTTGGACGTCGCTAAGAAGACTCTTCTGCCATTAGAAGAACTTAAAATGCATGTGGATCATCTTCGACTAACAGCAGAAAGAAGGAAGGAGGGTGCGAGAAAGGCAGCAACCACCCGAAAAACCAAAGCAGCGTCAacgagaaaaaagaagaaatctaaCACAGCTGGCGGTGAGCAGCCGA AAGCCCGTCCTGCAGATACAACTGTTTGGTGTTGGTGTCAAGATGTCGAGTATGGGGATATGCTGCTTTGTGAAGGTGATGCCTGCCCAATAAAGTGGTTTCATTTTGATTGTATCGGCCTCTTATTCAGTCCTGCATTTTCCTGGTTTTGCCCTGACTGTAATG GCGACCCAGAGCAATATTGTCTTTGTAACCAAGGGGAGTTTGGTATGATGTTGGCGTGCGACAACAGGGATTGTCCAGTCAAGTGGTTCCACATGTCATGCGTTGGGCTGGAAGTTCCCCCCAAAGGCAGTTGGATATGTCCCAAGT GTATGACTTAA
- the LOC138036154 gene encoding uncharacterized protein: MASGKKVLFKVWSEDRSKKKFVLAENYAELVSKGKEKLELNSEVEILTEDGTEVDEDIFGELPSSTIFVIKNKVPTPNHEDTTDEGIQTIHKADKPASAILENNLTCRKKAVQKTLCFEGGQIMVGPAVIQGASGASITQTITLDPDKICRESQIYQLKPDDKLLDYHKAINEAAFDIALKNPTLLCSKLELQKQARTKVHEDGFAYKKKNSRSKEFGSASGSEPKQERTSQDFRQKRIEQLQEDLREVDIQVSYAVKQRERCANVKEFSKALDVSKELDELRKKKRKYQEELTLLQRKESVTKRVKKCRDSKKGGEAAPQSDLRQFLKPGESVEGLEKWRNKEAMETEKATVEVDNKDVTEIENPTMAGWEPAAARGQATEQDKRIQDLVVARDCDDIKKLEANNEGYLK; this comes from the exons gaaaagaaaaacttgagtTAAATTCAGAGGTTGAGATCCTCACTGAAGACGGCACTGAGGTGGATGAAGATATCTTTGGGGAGCTTCCATCATCCACCATCTTCGTCATCAAAAACAAAGTTCCCACTCCAAATCATGAAGACACAACGGATGAAGGCATTCAAACTATTCATAAAG CAGACAAACCAGCCTCTGCAATACTGGAAAATAATTTAACTTGTCGGAAAAAAG CTGTCCAGAAAACGCTGTGTTTTGAGGGTGGTCAAATCATGGTTGGACCAGCTGTAATACAG GGAGCATCAGGGGCATCTATTACCCAGACAATCACATTAGATCCTGACAAAATTTGCAGAGAATCACAGATATATCAGCTCAAGCCTGATGACAAGTTACTTGATTATCACAAAGCTATAAATGAAGCTGCGTTTGATATTGCTCTGAAGAATCCAACTTTGCTGTGCTCTAAATTGGAATTGCAAAAGCAAGCGAGAACTAAAGTCCATGAAGATGGATTCGCTTACAAGAAGAAAAATTCAAGATCGAAAGAATTTGGTTCTGCATCTGGAAGTGAGCCTAAACAAGAGCGTACTAGCCAAGATTTTAGACAGAAGAGGATAGAGCAGTTGCAAGAGGACTTAAGAGAAGTTGACATACAAGTTAGTTACGCTGTTAAGCAACGTGAACGATGTGCTAATGTAAAGGAGTTCAGCAAAGCACTTGATGTTTCAAAGGAGTTGGATGaactgagaaaaaagaaaagaaaataccaaGAGGAATTGACTTTACTACAGCGAAAAGAGTCTGTTACAAAGCGAGTAAAGAAGTGCAGAGACAGCAAAAAAGGAGGTGAGGCTGCACCACAATCTGACTTACGTCAGTTTCTGAAACCGGGTGAAAGTGTTGAAGGATTGGAAAAATGGCGGAACAAAGAAGCCATGGAGACTGAAAAGGCTACAGTGGAAGTCGACAACAAAGATGTCACAGAGATTGAAAACCCTACAATGGCAGGCTGGGAACCGGCTGCAGCCCGTGGCCAAGCTACAGAACAAGACAAGAGAATTCAAGACCTAGTTGTTGCACGTGACTGTGATGACATAAAAAAGCTTGAGGCCAACAACGAGGGATATTTGAAATAA